A DNA window from Anastrepha ludens isolate Willacy chromosome 6, idAnaLude1.1, whole genome shotgun sequence contains the following coding sequences:
- the LOC128865958 gene encoding uncharacterized protein LOC128865958 — MLCRLCLKESNCCLEIFDVNGKQLGIADILERHFWFQPNPNDSISTAICRICWLKVSDFHQFYLTVEQAHSLLNNTDVKYETVTIGVDQEFVENTVQIKEEFLEQLRQTENPDEAINPLYESEFEDAEREGVEENGINQKVIKEESSGALEEAEGFAQRVRTMGQKRKNVRRKPTATRKVPKKEVEEEDEDSEGENDDADADADDEQKPKRQKVIKSTPQDDAMIKKHIAMGCELCAYVAEDFAAMSKHFRLQHPNIKPYIRCCNKKLNKRFKIVQHAYKHEDPDFFKCHECQKVFSDRYTLKSHMIGSHAPEEELNFACDQCPKKFSRKHLLELHRPSHVPMSERTFICDQCPNSRFASNHLLKIHISMRHRRATNVCHVCAKEIRDKASFEKHVRLHFEDSGPRVKCPRPDCDRWLKDEENLRQHMRRHNDEGLVFTCDECGRVCKNRRALRSHIHYVHSNEVFTCEECNKTFKKAITLREHMAQHTGESLYKCPFCTRTFNSNANMHSHKKKMHPVEWDVWRKTKQGSSQQLISKQQSNIPHPDDHMSAVICSTCWLKVNDFHQFYVTVEQTHSTLSNDVVKKESFTELLDNEFIDPDLSIKEEFAEVPCLLSTETTGIESEQLNPFCELDSNKIVDNEFHAQSEESNGEDTKTEDNAGNLPLSSCTLEKKGKCVTRKLTASRRIGRNKPKEGAKDVNHAEEMKERYSVKTSREDDEMVKKYIQMSCELCTFISEDYTSIRKHFQIQHPKIKSYVRCCNKKLFHRLEIVQHAYKHHDPEFFKCKVCQKLFSEQATLSRHMIAAHAPEEELKFHCDQCPKRFSRQKKLELHRNSHVPKNERTFICDQCPDSRFASNDLLKIHICMRHRRATNVCHVCAKEIRDKASFEKHVRLHFEDSGPKVKCTMEGCDRWLKDEDNLRRHIRRLHTKEEKAVQCDICGRECKNKCALSKHKRRVHSNIVFTCEECKKTFKRAIYLREHMTQHTGEILYKCPFCTRTFNSNANMHSHKKKMHPIEWDNWRKTNNCWVKSLYTFCKTQNFFNMLCRLCIKYSDGFLNMFDRNGVGLGIADILGRHFWFKPHPDDHMSAVICSTCWLKVNDFHQFYVTVEQTHSTLSNDVVKKESFTELLDNEFIDPDLSIKEEFAEVPCLLSTETTGIESEQLNPFCELDSNKIVDNEFHAQSEDEDSNGEDSKTEYNVPVGRKIYEHSSESNGEDPKTEDNAGDLPLSSCTLRKKRKCVTRKLTASRRVGRNKSRKGQKIVTAKEVDHAEEMKEKYSVKTSREDDEMVKKYIQMSCELCTFISEDYTSIRKHFLIQHPNINSYVRCCNKKLFRRLEIVQHAYKHHDPEFFKCKACQKLFSDGATLSRHMIAAHAPEEELKFHCDQCPKRFSRQKRLELHRNSHVPKNERTFICDQCPDSRFASNDLLKIHICMRHRRAVNVCHVCAKEIRDKATFEKHVRLHFVHGPKVKCTIEGCDRWFKDEDNVRRHIRRLHTKEEKAVQCDICGRESKNKSALSKHKRRVHSNIVFTCEECKKTFTRAIYLREHMTQHTGEILYKCPFCTRTFNSNANLHSHKKKMHPIELDNWRKTNNGSSQQFIEQQENLQNLIAPTIQ; from the exons tatgtCGACTGTGTCTAAAAGAATCCAATTGCTGTTTGGAAATATTTGATGTCAATGGGAAACAACTGGGGATTGCGGATATACTGGAGCGGCATTTTTGGTTTCAG CCCAATCCTAATGACTCCATTTCGACAGCCATATGCCGCATATGCTGGCTGAAAGTAAGTGACTTTCATCAGTTCTACTTGACAGTGGAACAGGCGCATTCCCTACTAAATAATACCGATGTGAAATACGAAACTGTCACCATTGGCGTGGACCaagaatttgttgaaaatactGTGCAAATTAAAGAAGAGTTTTTAGAACAGCTACGTCAAACAGAAAACCCCGACGAAGCCATTAATCCGCTATATGAGTCGGAATTTGAGGATGCCGAAAGGGAGGGGGTGGAGGAAAACGGAATAAACCAGAAAGTCATCAAAGAAGAGTCAAGTGGCGCATTAGAGGAGGCAG AAGGGTTTGCTCAACGTGTAAGAACAATGggacaaaaacgaaaaaatgtacGAAGGAAACCAACTGCAACCAGAAAAGTACCTAAAAAGGAAGTGGAAGAGGAGGACGAAGATAGTGAAGGTGAAAATGATGatgctgatgctgatgctgaTGATGAGCAGAAGCCAAAACGACAAAAGGTTATTAAATCAACGCCACAAGATGACGCAATGATCAAAAAGCATATTGCCATGGGTTGTGAATTATGTGCCTATGTGGCTGAAGACTTCGCTGCAATGAGCAAACACTTTCGGTTGCAGCATCCAAACATAAAACCTTACATTCGTTGTTGTAATAAGAAACTAAACAAACGATTTAAAATAGTGCAACACGCGTATAAGCACGAGGATCCAGATTTTTTTAA GTGCCATGAATGTCAAAAGGTATTTTCCGATCGGTATACTCTAAAATCTCATATGATTGGCTCGCATGCACCTGAAGAAGAACTCAATTTCGCCTGCGACCAATGTCCTAAAAAGTTTTCCCGCAAACATTTGTTGGAGTTACATAGACCGTCGCATGTGCCTATGAGTGAGCGCACTTTCATCTGTGATCAATGTCCAAATAGTCGTTTCGCTAGCAATCACTTATTGAAAATTCACATTAGCATGCGTCATCGTCGGGCAACGAACGTGTGCCATGTGTGTGCCAAAGAGATACGTGACAAAGCATCATTCGAGAAGCATGTCCGTTTGCATTTCGAAGATAGTGGGCCGCGAGTTAAATGCCCCCGACCCGATTGTGACCGTTGGCTTAAGGATGAAGAAAATCTGCGGCAACATATGCGACGTCACAACGACGAAGGACTGGTGTTTACTTGCGACGAATGCGGACGCGTTTGTAAGAACCGTCGTGCGCTGCGTAGCCACATACACTACGTACACTCCAACGAAGTGTTCACCTGTGAGGAATGTAATAAAACATTCAAGAAAGCTATTACTTTACGG GAGCATATGGCACAGCATACGGGTGAAAGTCTCTATAAATGCCCATTTTGTACGCGAACTTTCAATTCGAATGCGAACATGCACTCGCACAAGAAGAAGATGCATCCCGTTGAATGGGATGTTTGGCGCAAAACGAAGCAGGGAAGCTCACAACAATTGATAAGCAAGCAGCAGagcaatata CCGCATCCAGATGATCATATGTCGGCGGTAATTTGTTCCACCTGCTGGTTGAAAGTGAACGACTTCCATCAATTCTATGTAACAGTGGAGCAGACACATTCAACCCTCAGTAATGATGTCGTGAAGAAAGAGTCTTTCACTGAATTACTGGACAATGAATTTATTGACCCCGATTTGAGTATTAAAGAAGAGTTTGCCGAAGTACCTTGCTTATTAAGTACGGAAACAACGGGCATTGAAAGTGAACAGCTAAATCCATTTTGTGAGCTGGATTCTAATAAAATAGTGGACAACGAATTTCATGCACAAAGTGAAGAATCGAATGGTGAAGACACAAAAACGGAAGACAACGCCGgaa ACCTACCTTTGTCAAGTTGTACATtggaaaagaaaggaaaatgtGTAACTCGAAAATTGACAGCTTCTAGAAGAATTGGTCGTAATAAGCCAAAAGAAGGTGCAAAAGATGTTAATCATGCGGAAGAAATGAAAGAAAGATATAGCGTTAAGACGTCTCGGGAGGATGatgaaatggtgaaaaaatatatacaaatgagTTGTGAACTTTGCACTTTTATCAGCGAGGATTATACCTCAATAAGAAAGCATTTTCAAATACAGCATCCCAAGATTAAATCATATGTGCGCTGttgtaataaaaaactattcCATCGACTTGAAATTGTTCAACATGCCTACAAACATCATGATCCCGAATTCTTTAA GTGCAAAGTTTGCCAGAAACTTTTTTCCGAACAAGCAACACTATCACGCCACATGATTGCCGCACATGCACCGGAAGAAGAATTGAAATTCCACTGCGACCAATGTCCTAAAAGATTTTCACGACAAAAAAAGCTTGAACTCCATAGGAACTCACATGTACCGAAGAATGAGCGAACATTCATATGTGACCAATGTCCCGACAGTCGCTTCGCTAgcaatgatttattgaaaattcacATTTGCATGCGCCATCGACGTGCAACAAACGTTTGTCATGTATGTGCTAAAGAGATACGTGACAAAGCTTCATTCGAGAAGCATGTGCGCTTACATTTCGAAGATAGTGGTCCAAAGGTTAAATGTACAATGGAAGGTTGTGACCGTTGGCTTAAGGACGAGGATAACCTTCGACGACATATACGAAGATTACATACCAAAGAGGAGAAAGCAGTACAGTGTGATATATGCGGACGGGAATGTAAGAATAAGTGTGCATTAAGTAAACACAAACGCCGGGTTCACTCCAACATCGTATTCACCTGCGAAGAAtgtaaaaaaacctttaaacgaGCGATTTACTTACGG GAACATATGACGCAGCATACTGGTGAAATCCTCTACAAATGTCCATTTTGTACACGCACATTCAATTCCAATGCAAATATGCACTCGCACAAAAAGAAAATGCACCCCATAGAATGGGACAATTGGCGAAAAACAAATAAT TGTTGGGTTAAAAGCTTGTATACCttttgcaaaacacaaaacttttttaatatgttatgtAGGCTTTGCATAAAATACAGCGATGGTTTTCTAAATATGTTTGACAGGAATGGTGTGGGGCTAGGAATTGCCGATATACTCGGCCGTCACTTCTGGTTCAAG CCGCATCCAGATGATCATATGTCGGCGGTAATTTGTTCCACCTGCTGGTTGAAAGTGAACGACTTCCATCAATTCTATGTAACAGTGGAGCAGACACATTCAACCCTCAGTAATGATGTCGTGAAGAAAGAGTCTTTCACTGAATTACTGGACAATGAATTTATTGACCCCGATTTGAGTATTAAAGAAGAGTTTGCCGAAGTACCTTGCTTATTAAGTACGGAAACAACGGGCATTGAAAGTGAACAGCTAAATCCATTTTGTGAGCTGGATTCTAATAAAATAGTGGACAACGAATTTCATGCACAAAGTGAAGATGAAGACTCGAATGGTGAAGACTCGAAAACTGAATACAATGTGCCAG TGGGAAGGAAAATTTATGAACATAGCTCAGAATCGAATGGTGAAGACCCAAAGACGGAAGACAACGCCGGAG ATCTGCCTTTGTCAAGTTGTACGTTGCGTAAGAAACGTAAATGTGTAACTCGAAAATTGACAGCTTCTAGAAGAGTTGGTCGTAATAAATCaagaaaaggtcaaaaaattgtGACAGCAAAGGAAGTTGATCATGCTgaagaaatgaaagaaaaatatagcgTAAAGACATCTCGGGAAGATGatgaaatggtgaaaaaatatatacaaatgagTTGTGAACTTTGTACTTTTATCAGCGAGGACTATACCTcaataagaaaacattttctaatacAGCATCCTAATATTAACTCATACGTGCGCTGTTGCAATAAGAAATTATTTCGCCGGCTTGAAATTGTTCAACATGCCTATAAGCATCATGACCCCGAATTCTTTAA ATGCAAAGCTTGCCAGAAACTTTTTTCCGATGGGGCAACACTATCACGCCACATGATTGCCGCTCATGCACCGGAAGAAGAATTGAAATTTCACTGCGACCAATGTCCCAAAAGATTCTCACGACAAAAGAGGCTTGAACTACATAGGAACTCGCATGTACCGAAGAATGAGCGAACATTCATATGTGACCAATGTCCCGACAGTCGCTTCGCTAgcaatgatttattgaaaattcacATTTGCATGCGCCATCGTCGTGCAGTGAACGTTTGTCATGTGTGTGCTAAAGAGATACGGGATAAGGCTACATTTGAAAAACATGTACGTTTACATTTCGTACATGGGCCAAAGGTTAAATGTACAATAGAAGGTTGCGATCGTTGGTTTAAGGATGAAGATAACGTTCGACGACATATCCGAAGATTACATACCAAAGAGGAGAAAGCAGTGCAGTGTGATATATGCGGACGGGAAAGTAAGAATAAGAGTGCATTAAGTAAGCATAAACGCCGAGTTCACTCCAACATCGTGTTCACCTGTGAAGaatgtaaaaaaacatttacgcGTGCGATTTACTTACGg GAACACATGACGCAGCATACTGGTGAAATCCTCTACAAATGTCCATTTTGTACACGCACATTCAATTCCAATGCAAATTTGCACTCTCACAAGAAGAAGATGCATCCCATTGAATTGGACAATTGGCGAAAAACAAATAATGGAAGTTCACAACAGTTTATTGAGCAgcaagaaaatttacaaaacctGATTGCTCCAACTATCCAGTGA
- the LOC128865832 gene encoding transcription factor grauzone, giving the protein MLCRLCIKYSDGFLNMFDRNGVGLGIADILGRHFWFKPHPDDHMSAVICSTCWLKVNDFHQFYVTVEQTHSTLSNDVVKKESFTELLDNEFIDPDLSIKEEFAEVPCLLSTETTGIESEQLNPFCELDSNKIVDNEFHAQSEESNGEDTKTEDNAGNLPLSSCTLEKKGKCVTRKLTASRRIGRNKPKEGAKDVNHAEEMKERYSVKTSREDDEMVKKYIQMSCELCTFISEDYTSIRKHFQIQHPKIKSYVRCCNKKLFHRLEIVQHAYKHHDPEFFKCKVCQKLFSEQATLSRHMIAAHAPEEELKFHCDQCPKRFSRQKKLELHRNSHVPKNERTFICDQCPDSRFASNDLLKIHICMRHRRATNVCHVCAKEIRDKASFEKHVRLHFEDSGPKVKCTMEGCDRWLKDEDNLRRHIRRLHTKEEKAVQCDICGRECKNKCALSKHKRRVHSNIVFTCEECKKTFKRAIYLREHMTQHTGEILYKCPFCTRTFNSNANMHSHKKKMHPIEWDNWRKTNNVSSQHFMEHQKSLQSLNVPTMQ; this is encoded by the exons atgttatgtAGGCTTTGCATAAAATACAGCGATGGTTTTCTAAATATGTTTGACAGGAATGGTGTGGGGCTAGGAATTGCCGATATACTCGGCCGTCACTTCTGGTTCAAG CCGCATCCAGATGATCATATGTCGGCGGTAATTTGTTCCACCTGCTGGTTGAAAGTGAACGACTTCCATCAATTCTATGTAACAGTGGAGCAGACACATTCAACCCTCAGTAATGATGTCGTGAAGAAAGAGTCTTTCACTGAATTACTGGACAATGAATTTATTGACCCCGATTTGAGTATTAAAGAAGAGTTTGCCGAAGTACCTTGCTTATTAAGTACGGAAACAACGGGCATTGAAAGTGAACAGCTAAATCCATTTTGTGAGCTGGATTCTAATAAAATAGTGGACAACGAATTTCATGCACAAAGTGAAGAATCGAATGGTGAAGACACAAAAACGGAAGACAACGCCGgaa ACCTACCTTTGTCAAGTTGTACATtggaaaagaaaggaaaatgtGTAACTCGAAAATTGACAGCTTCTAGAAGAATTGGTCGTAATAAGCCAAAAGAAGGTGCAAAAGATGTTAATCATGCGGAAGAAATGAAAGAAAGATATAGCGTTAAGACGTCTCGGGAGGATGatgaaatggtgaaaaaatatatacaaatgagTTGTGAACTTTGCACTTTTATCAGCGAGGATTATACCTCAATAAGAAAGCATTTTCAAATACAGCATCCCAAGATTAAATCATATGTGCGCTGttgtaataaaaaactattcCATCGACTTGAAATTGTTCAACATGCCTACAAACATCATGATCCCGAATTCTTTAA GTGCAAAGTTTGCCAGAAACTTTTTTCCGAACAAGCAACACTATCACGCCACATGATTGCCGCACATGCACCGGAAGAAGAATTGAAATTCCACTGCGACCAATGTCCTAAAAGATTTTCACGACAAAAAAAGCTTGAACTCCATAGGAACTCACATGTACCGAAGAATGAGCGAACATTCATATGTGACCAATGTCCCGACAGTCGCTTCGCTAgcaatgatttattgaaaattcacATTTGCATGCGCCATCGACGTGCAACAAACGTTTGTCATGTATGTGCTAAAGAGATACGTGACAAAGCTTCATTCGAGAAGCATGTGCGCTTACATTTCGAAGATAGTGGTCCAAAGGTTAAATGTACAATGGAAGGTTGTGACCGTTGGCTTAAGGACGAGGATAACCTTCGACGACATATACGAAGATTACATACCAAAGAGGAGAAAGCAGTACAGTGTGATATATGCGGACGGGAATGTAAGAATAAGTGTGCATTAAGTAAACACAAACGCCGGGTTCACTCCAACATCGTATTCACCTGCGAAGAAtgtaaaaaaacctttaaacgaGCGATTTACTTACGG GAACATATGACGCAGCATACTGGTGAAATCCTCTACAAATGTCCATTTTGTACACGCACATTCAATTCCAATGCAAATATGCACTCGCACAAAAAGAAAATGCACCCCATAGAATGGGACAATTGGCGAAAAACAAATAATGTGAGTTCGCAGCATTTTATGGAGCaccaaaaaagtttacaaagCTTGAATGTTCCAACTATGCAGTGA